A section of the Adhaeribacter arboris genome encodes:
- a CDS encoding recombinase family protein, translating to MAAIEQARKIKATLVIAKLDRLSRNASFIFTLKDSGVDFVCADMPDANTLTIGIFAVLAQHERELISSRTKAALQAKIAQGAKLGKPENLTYQDRVAGARALKEKASTNHNNKRAAAMIELYRSKGLSWLAIAGKLNEAGFRASRGGSFRRSRCKEFINVYYHLAGQIAGWYINKESNEKPNCNYKCAFYWRYYFWPNTKAGTWSYAGKNGK from the coding sequence ATCGCGGCCATTGAACAGGCCCGAAAAATTAAAGCTACTTTAGTTATTGCCAAACTGGATCGGCTCAGCCGGAACGCTTCTTTCATTTTTACTTTGAAGGATAGCGGGGTTGATTTCGTTTGTGCCGATATGCCCGATGCGAATACTTTAACGATTGGCATCTTCGCGGTACTGGCCCAGCACGAACGGGAGTTGATCAGCAGCCGAACCAAGGCCGCACTCCAAGCGAAGATTGCCCAGGGTGCCAAATTAGGGAAACCGGAAAACTTAACCTATCAGGATCGGGTTGCTGGCGCTCGGGCATTAAAAGAGAAAGCAAGTACGAACCATAATAATAAAAGAGCGGCCGCCATGATCGAGCTTTACCGTTCCAAAGGTTTGAGTTGGCTGGCCATTGCTGGTAAATTAAATGAAGCTGGCTTCCGAGCTAGCCGGGGTGGGAGTTTCAGGCGGTCCAGGTGCAAAGAATTTATCAACGTATATTACCATCTAGCCGGTCAAATAGCCGGTTGGTATATAAACAAGGAATCTAATGAAAAACCTAATTGTAATTATAAGTGCGCTTTTTATTGGCGCTACTACTTCTGGCCAAATACTAAAGCCGGTACATGGTCTTATGCCGGAAAAAACGGCAAATAA
- a CDS encoding helix-turn-helix domain-containing protein: MLLVKFEEENYPAEELDPIEYLKTRMEVLGLAQNDLVPYFGNKGNVSKVLNRKRPLSLQNIRALKKGLGLSADVLISGSDYAMSA; encoded by the coding sequence ATGCTGCTGGTTAAATTCGAAGAAGAAAATTATCCGGCAGAAGAACTTGATCCTATTGAGTACCTGAAAACCAGAATGGAAGTTTTAGGGTTAGCGCAAAACGACTTAGTGCCCTACTTTGGAAACAAAGGAAACGTTTCCAAGGTGTTAAACCGCAAACGCCCCTTAAGTCTGCAAAACATCAGAGCCTTAAAAAAAGGGCTAGGATTGTCTGCTGATGTTCTAATATCTGGTTCTGATTATGCGATGTCAGCCTAG
- a CDS encoding transposase — protein sequence MVPGEYVSDRQLIEHCSLRLDLLYFLDYHLDEPLPWHSPVSRARQLYPEALFESLFDKVFACVSRKAW from the coding sequence GTGGTACCTGGAGAATATGTCTCGGACCGCCAGCTTATCGAACATTGCAGCCTGCGACTGGACCTGCTTTACTTTCTGGACTATCACTTAGACGAGCCCTTGCCCTGGCACTCCCCGGTGAGTCGTGCCCGTCAGCTCTATCCCGAGGCCCTGTTTGAATCGTTGTTTGATAAAGTTTTCGCTTGTGTGTCGAGAAAGGCATGGTAG
- a CDS encoding transposase produces MFGQYKPEIEGFPYNQQQDQFTCPAGKILSFKTVDTNAEGGLLKIYRATYQDCKQCPLKSSCVPKSPCRQITRTAYDPEYRRAQARQQSRKGSG; encoded by the coding sequence GTGTTTGGCCAGTACAAACCGGAAATTGAAGGCTTCCCTTACAATCAACAGCAGGACCAGTTCACCTGTCCGGCCGGTAAAATACTCTCCTTTAAAACCGTTGACACCAATGCGGAGGGAGGATTACTAAAAATCTACCGGGCTACCTACCAGGACTGCAAACAGTGTCCTTTGAAATCCTCTTGTGTTCCTAAAAGCCCATGCCGACAAATTACCCGCACCGCTTACGACCCAGAGTATCGGCGGGCACAGGCAAGGCAGCAAAGCAGAAAGGGAAGCGGATGA
- a CDS encoding sensor histidine kinase, with the protein MEYPLESYLELAMYRICQELLTNVTKHAEATSVDILLMQEEGELILKVRDNGKGINPEPGKKSGIGLRTIQDRIKLLNGTFAINTPPAVKVPR; encoded by the coding sequence ATGGAATACCCGCTGGAATCTTACCTGGAACTGGCTATGTACCGCATCTGCCAGGAATTGCTAACCAACGTAACCAAACACGCCGAGGCGACTAGTGTTGATATTCTGCTAATGCAGGAAGAGGGCGAATTAATCCTGAAAGTACGCGATAATGGCAAAGGAATAAACCCAGAACCTGGTAAAAAGAGTGGTATTGGGCTTCGTACTATTCAGGATCGGATAAAACTATTGAATGGTACCTTTGCCATAAACACTCCGCCGGCGGTAAAGGTACCCAGATAA
- a CDS encoding PAS domain-containing protein, with the protein METVLAIARDITQIRKAELEIIQGRQFLQSVMDSSLDVIQVFDAVRDVTGTIIDFTWRMNNRQAIEQLGEVVGKSVRQQSPGIVLSGVFDRMVQVVESGVAYEQEQYYSYEPFPDNWFYLTLVKHHNGVILTTKDITPFKKAEAVRLQSLMLLQQSEEVARIGSWEYDVAAGTFGWSEGMYRLFNLPVGSPVNPETYLEYVIEEDQPIAQRVVNHLREKHEPLEETLRLRVSGQVLTFRIKAVVLRNEQGEPLKVLGIDLDISEVKRLEEENLQMRLNQQKALLLGILAAQEEERSRISESLHNGVGQLLYATKLNLDQVAPHVSSDIIKITKNYWMKLFRKPGGYRTS; encoded by the coding sequence GTGGAAACAGTATTGGCTATTGCCCGGGATATTACCCAGATACGAAAAGCGGAGCTGGAGATAATTCAGGGCCGGCAATTCCTGCAATCCGTCATGGACAGTTCGCTGGATGTCATTCAGGTCTTTGATGCTGTTCGGGATGTCACCGGCACCATCATAGACTTTACCTGGCGAATGAACAATCGCCAGGCCATAGAGCAATTAGGCGAGGTAGTGGGCAAAAGTGTGCGCCAGCAAAGCCCCGGGATTGTTTTATCCGGTGTTTTTGACCGGATGGTACAAGTGGTGGAAAGCGGCGTGGCTTATGAGCAGGAGCAATACTATTCTTATGAGCCGTTTCCGGATAACTGGTTTTATCTTACCTTAGTAAAGCATCACAATGGGGTCATCCTTACTACGAAGGATATTACTCCCTTTAAGAAAGCCGAAGCGGTACGATTACAAAGCTTAATGCTGTTGCAGCAATCCGAAGAAGTAGCGCGCATAGGTAGTTGGGAGTACGATGTTGCGGCCGGCACCTTTGGCTGGAGTGAAGGCATGTACCGCTTGTTTAATCTGCCAGTAGGCAGCCCGGTAAACCCGGAAACCTACCTGGAATACGTAATAGAAGAAGATCAACCTATTGCGCAGCGGGTGGTAAATCATTTGCGGGAAAAACATGAACCCTTAGAGGAAACGCTGCGCCTGCGGGTAAGCGGCCAGGTACTTACCTTCCGGATTAAAGCCGTGGTGCTGCGCAACGAACAAGGAGAACCCCTTAAAGTATTAGGCATTGATCTGGATATTTCGGAAGTAAAACGCCTGGAAGAAGAAAACCTGCAGATGCGGCTGAATCAGCAAAAAGCCTTGTTGCTGGGTATTCTGGCTGCTCAGGAAGAAGAGCGTAGCCGGATTTCCGAATCTTTACACAACGGGGTAGGTCAGCTGTTGTACGCCACGAAACTGAATCTGGACCAGGTGGCTCCGCACGTGTCATCCGATATAATAAAAATTACCAAAAACTACTGGATGAAGCTATTCAGGAAACCAGGAGGGTATCGCACGAGTTAG
- a CDS encoding CheR family methyltransferase — MGSNKFYDFLTEKPHDFLIVGLGASAGGVQALREFFAHVPEDSRMAYVVILHLSPDHDSQLAEVLQAVTTIPVAQVREKVEIKPDHIYVVPPNQHLIIEEGFIAPSVNLHLEERRAPVDIFFRNLADSHGPRAVSVILSGTGANGSMGLKRVKERGGAAYVQNPREAEFNEMPRNAIATELIDDVLPVAEIPARIVAYRDSLGTVEIALVAEQRPEQHQQALREIFAQLRLRTGHDFSNYKRATLLRRIERRINVRDLPDLPSYAAFLQQNIEESQALLKDLLISVTNFFRDKKPFAALEQDILPVIFQDKRSEDEIRIWVAGCATGEEAYSLAMLVAERTLDVVDAPKVQIFATDLDAAAIGTAREGIYTLNDAADVSAERLKRFFTKEGDHYRVIREIREMILFAQHNFLKDPSFSRLDLVTCRNVLIYLNSTAQERVMETFHFALKPGGYLFLGSAESVDGASDLYATVSRENRIFRSRQVALRKYPVPESVPNLIPPPLMIRKAKEPESSPTGRISFGELHQKLLEQYAPPSLVVNEDYEILHMSEKVGRFLELSGGEPTKNLLQLIRPELRMELRSILYQAIQRQTVLEVRNIVWGQHGERQSVNIQVKPVTKEGDPAKGFVLVIFESNEPEQETSNEKVITTVEEPIARQLEEELIQIKAQLRLSAEQYEYQAEELKASNEELQAINEELRSAAEELETSKEELQSINEELRTVNQELKVKIEETVITSNNLQNLINSTEVATIFLDRAFCTRLYTPAARQIFNLIPSDYGRPISDITHRLDYDHLLADVETVLEKLTLLEREVTTTDQRAFMMRILPYRTTEDRINGIVITFFDVTLRKQAEKALLQSEQRLRLIIESAKDYAILSLDTQRRVVSWSSGAQILLGYTEAEIIGKSGDLIFVPEDRENKAPEWETQTAEKEGRAEDERWHRRQDGSRFWASGITRPLRDEQDNTIGFVKIMRDLTEQKQVEEALRMAEEKYRTQLEDEVQQRTAELKTSRDQYFTLVENTRM, encoded by the coding sequence ATGGGATCAAATAAATTTTATGATTTTCTCACCGAAAAGCCGCACGACTTTCTAATTGTGGGTTTAGGCGCTTCGGCGGGCGGTGTTCAAGCGTTACGAGAGTTCTTTGCGCACGTGCCCGAAGATTCCCGGATGGCGTATGTGGTTATTCTGCACCTTTCCCCCGATCATGATAGCCAACTGGCGGAGGTACTTCAGGCGGTAACCACCATCCCGGTGGCACAGGTTCGGGAAAAAGTAGAAATTAAGCCGGATCACATTTACGTGGTGCCTCCCAATCAGCACCTGATTATAGAAGAGGGCTTCATTGCGCCATCGGTTAACCTGCACCTGGAAGAAAGGCGGGCGCCGGTGGATATATTTTTCCGGAACCTGGCTGATTCGCACGGCCCCCGAGCGGTGAGTGTTATTTTATCCGGCACCGGAGCCAACGGCTCCATGGGCTTAAAACGGGTAAAAGAAAGGGGCGGGGCGGCTTATGTACAAAACCCCCGCGAGGCCGAATTTAACGAAATGCCCCGCAACGCCATTGCTACTGAGCTGATTGATGACGTGCTGCCGGTGGCCGAAATCCCGGCTCGCATCGTGGCCTACCGGGATAGTCTGGGCACCGTGGAAATTGCCCTAGTCGCGGAGCAGCGGCCGGAGCAACACCAACAGGCTTTGCGCGAAATATTTGCCCAATTGCGCTTGCGCACCGGTCATGACTTTTCTAATTACAAGCGGGCAACCTTGCTGCGCCGGATTGAACGCCGCATTAACGTGCGAGACCTGCCCGACCTGCCGAGTTACGCCGCTTTTTTGCAGCAGAATATCGAGGAAAGCCAGGCTTTACTAAAAGACCTTTTAATTTCAGTTACTAATTTCTTCCGGGATAAAAAGCCTTTTGCCGCCCTGGAACAAGATATTTTACCGGTCATCTTTCAAGATAAAAGATCGGAAGACGAGATAAGAATATGGGTAGCCGGTTGTGCCACGGGGGAAGAAGCTTATTCGTTGGCCATGCTGGTGGCGGAAAGAACCCTAGATGTAGTAGATGCGCCGAAAGTACAAATATTTGCCACGGACCTAGATGCGGCCGCTATTGGCACCGCTCGTGAAGGTATTTACACGCTCAACGATGCTGCCGATGTTTCCGCCGAACGGCTGAAGCGCTTTTTTACCAAAGAAGGGGATCACTACCGCGTCATCCGCGAGATCCGGGAAATGATTCTTTTTGCCCAGCACAATTTTTTAAAAGATCCGTCTTTTTCGCGCCTGGACTTGGTAACCTGCCGCAACGTACTGATTTACTTGAATAGCACGGCCCAGGAACGGGTCATGGAAACGTTTCATTTTGCTTTAAAACCGGGTGGTTACCTGTTCCTGGGTTCGGCCGAATCCGTGGATGGCGCCAGCGATCTGTACGCTACGGTAAGCCGGGAGAATCGGATCTTCCGGTCCCGGCAAGTGGCCTTGCGCAAATACCCCGTGCCCGAATCGGTTCCTAACTTAATACCCCCGCCATTAATGATCCGCAAGGCGAAGGAGCCGGAAAGCTCTCCAACCGGCCGCATTTCTTTCGGGGAGTTGCATCAGAAACTGCTCGAGCAATACGCACCGCCCTCGTTGGTGGTAAATGAAGATTACGAGATCCTGCATATGTCCGAGAAAGTAGGCCGGTTTCTGGAATTATCCGGCGGCGAGCCCACTAAGAACCTGCTCCAGCTAATCCGGCCCGAGTTACGCATGGAACTTCGCTCGATCCTTTACCAAGCCATACAACGCCAAACCGTCCTGGAAGTTCGCAATATAGTCTGGGGTCAGCATGGGGAACGCCAGTCGGTAAACATTCAGGTAAAACCGGTTACCAAAGAAGGCGATCCGGCGAAAGGGTTCGTCCTGGTAATTTTTGAATCAAATGAACCGGAGCAGGAAACAAGCAATGAAAAAGTAATTACAACTGTCGAGGAGCCCATCGCCCGGCAACTGGAAGAAGAGCTGATCCAGATAAAAGCTCAGTTAAGACTTTCAGCGGAACAGTACGAATACCAGGCCGAGGAGTTAAAAGCCTCGAACGAGGAATTGCAGGCCATAAACGAAGAGTTGCGCTCGGCCGCGGAAGAGCTGGAAACCAGTAAGGAAGAATTGCAATCGATTAACGAAGAGCTGCGCACGGTAAACCAGGAACTCAAGGTAAAAATTGAGGAAACCGTTATTACCAGTAACAATTTACAAAATTTGATTAATTCGACCGAAGTCGCTACCATTTTCCTGGACCGTGCTTTCTGCACGAGGTTATACACCCCAGCGGCGCGGCAAATTTTTAATTTAATCCCCTCGGACTACGGCCGACCTATTTCGGATATTACCCACCGCCTGGATTATGACCATTTACTAGCGGACGTGGAAACCGTCCTGGAGAAGCTCACCCTTCTGGAACGGGAAGTAACCACCACGGACCAACGGGCTTTCATGATGCGGATATTACCCTACCGTACCACTGAGGACCGGATTAACGGCATTGTGATCACCTTTTTTGATGTAACCCTCCGCAAACAGGCCGAGAAAGCGTTGTTGCAGTCGGAACAACGCTTACGGTTGATAATAGAGAGTGCGAAGGACTACGCTATCCTTTCTCTCGATACGCAGAGACGGGTAGTTAGTTGGAGTAGTGGGGCCCAAATACTGCTGGGTTATACCGAAGCGGAGATTATAGGAAAATCAGGCGACCTTATTTTTGTACCGGAAGACCGCGAAAACAAAGCGCCGGAATGGGAAACACAGACGGCGGAGAAAGAAGGACGGGCGGAGGATGAGCGCTGGCACCGGCGCCAAGATGGTTCCCGGTTCTGGGCTTCGGGTATTACCCGGCCGTTGCGGGATGAACAGGATAACACCATTGGCTTCGTAAAGATTATGCGGGACCTGACGGAGCAGAAGCAAGTGGAAGAGGCCTTGCGCATGGCGGAAGAAAAGTACCGGACCCAACTGGAAGACGAGGTGCAGCAGCGCACGGCAGAGTTAAAAACCAGCCGGGACCAATATTTTACTTTAGTTGAAAATACCCGGATGTGA